In the Wyeomyia smithii strain HCP4-BCI-WySm-NY-G18 chromosome 2, ASM2978416v1, whole genome shotgun sequence genome, one interval contains:
- the LOC129720002 gene encoding uncharacterized protein LOC129720002: protein MNRFWEVEDISPFVKKETETDVCEEIFCSTHSRTSIGRYMVMLPFLEDVSMLQDNRSVAFRRFLMLERRFKRDPTFKKSYSEFIDEYEALGHCREINEADDDPTQGRYYIPHHAVLRPTSSTTPIRVVYNASAKPSSSAKSLNEVLLVGGVVQSDLFTILLRFRIHAVLFTADIAKMYRQIRVTLCHTPFQRIFWRKNSTECLRVLELLTVTYGTTSAPFLATRCLNQLCYDEGDRFP from the coding sequence ATGAATCGTTTCTGGGAAGTTGAAGATATTTCGCCATTCGTTAAGAAGGAAACCGAAACAGATGTATGCGAAGAGATCTTTTGTTCCACCCACAGTCGGACGTCAATTGGAAGGTACATGGTAATGCTTCCATTCCTAGAGGACGTTTCAATGCTTCAGGACAATCGATCCGTTGCTTTTCGTCGTTTCCTGATGCTCGAGCGGCGATTCAAGAGAGATCCCACTTTTAAAAAGTCATATTCTGAATTTATTGATGAGTACGAGGCATTGGGTCATTGCCGCGAAATCAATGAAGCAGACGATGATCCTACCCAGGGACGTTACTACATTCCACATCACGCCGTACTACGACCAACCAGTTCAACGACGCCGATTAGGGTCGTGTACAATGCCTCTGCCAAGCCAAGTTCATCTGCCAAGTCCCTTAACGAGGTACTTCTCGTCGGAGGTGTTGTCCAGAGTGATTTGTTCACCATTCTTCTTCGTTTTCGCATACACGCCGTTCTATTTACCGCTGATATAGCTAAAATGTATCGGCAGATACGAGTTACTTTGTGTCACACACCATTTCAACGAATTTTCTGGCGGAAGAATTCCACTGAATGTCTTCGTGTTCTAGAGCTGCTAACAGTTACGTACGGGACAACTTCGGCCCCATTCCTCGCCACCAGATGCCTTAATCAATTGTGCTACGATGAGGGTGACCGATTTCCGTAG